The following proteins are co-located in the Pseudomonas sp. DY-1 genome:
- the tauB gene encoding taurine ABC transporter ATP-binding subunit produces the protein MALLQLERISAQYPGAAEPVLTDISFDLGPGELLVALGPSGSGKTTLLNLMAGFVSPSAGRISLDGAPVSGPSAERGVVFQDDALLPWQDVLGNVAFGLELAGVPRTEREARAREMLALVDLAGFDKRRIWELSGGQKQRVGIARALAADPRVLLMDEPFGALDAFTREQMQELLLQVWRRAAKPVFLITHDIEEAVFLATELILLSPNPGRISERLRLDFGQRYAAGESARAIKSDPQFIETREHVLAQVFAERQRRSA, from the coding sequence AGCGCATCAGCGCACAGTACCCAGGCGCGGCCGAGCCGGTACTGACGGACATATCCTTCGACCTCGGCCCCGGCGAACTGCTGGTAGCCCTCGGCCCATCCGGCAGCGGCAAGACCACCCTGCTCAATCTCATGGCCGGTTTCGTCAGCCCCAGCGCCGGACGCATCAGCCTCGACGGGGCGCCCGTCAGCGGCCCCAGCGCCGAGCGTGGCGTGGTGTTCCAGGACGATGCCCTACTGCCCTGGCAAGACGTGCTCGGCAATGTCGCCTTCGGTCTCGAACTGGCCGGCGTGCCCCGTACCGAGCGTGAGGCGCGTGCCCGTGAAATGCTCGCCCTGGTGGACCTGGCCGGCTTCGACAAGCGCCGCATCTGGGAGCTTTCCGGCGGACAGAAACAACGCGTCGGTATCGCTCGTGCCCTGGCGGCCGATCCGCGCGTGCTGCTGATGGACGAGCCATTCGGCGCCCTCGATGCCTTCACCCGCGAGCAGATGCAGGAGTTGTTGCTGCAGGTCTGGCGACGCGCCGCGAAGCCGGTATTCCTGATCACCCACGACATCGAGGAAGCGGTCTTCCTCGCCACCGAACTCATCCTGCTGTCGCCTAATCCGGGACGCATCAGCGAACGCCTGCGCCTGGACTTCGGCCAGCGTTACGCCGCCGGAGAAAGCGCACGGGCGATCAAGTCCGATCCGCAGTTCATCGAGACGCGCGAGCACGTGCTCGCCCAGGTCTTCGCCGAACGCCAGAGGAGAAGCGCATGA
- the tauC gene encoding taurine ABC transporter permease TauC, with translation MSSLELPVASKLVPTVNPRQRRPLSTLSISLLTLGSLLLAWWAVTTAGLIEPLFLPSPQAIARKGWVLLTQGYMDASLWQHLGASLGRIGLALLAAALTAVPLGIAIGRNRIARGIFDPLIEFYRPIPPLAYLPLIVIWCGIGELSKVLLIFLAIFAPIAIATATGVRNVDPARLRAAQSLGASQAQLIRHVILPSALPDILTGVRIGLGVGWSTLVAAELVAATRGLGFMVQSAAQFLVTDVVILGILVIALIAFALELGLRALQRKLVPWHGQSH, from the coding sequence ATGAGCAGCCTCGAACTCCCCGTGGCCAGCAAGCTCGTCCCGACCGTGAATCCACGCCAGCGCCGCCCGCTGAGCACCCTGTCGATCAGCCTGCTGACCCTCGGCAGCCTGCTGCTGGCCTGGTGGGCCGTGACCACCGCCGGCTTGATCGAACCCCTGTTCCTGCCCAGTCCGCAGGCCATCGCCCGCAAGGGCTGGGTGCTGCTGACCCAGGGCTACATGGACGCCAGCCTCTGGCAGCACCTGGGCGCAAGCCTCGGGCGCATCGGCCTGGCTCTGCTGGCAGCGGCACTGACTGCCGTTCCGCTCGGCATCGCCATCGGCCGCAACCGTATCGCTCGCGGCATCTTCGACCCCCTGATCGAGTTCTACCGACCCATTCCACCGCTGGCCTATCTGCCCCTGATCGTCATCTGGTGCGGCATCGGCGAGCTGTCGAAGGTGCTGCTGATCTTCCTTGCGATCTTCGCTCCCATCGCCATCGCCACTGCCACCGGTGTGCGCAACGTCGACCCGGCGCGGTTGCGGGCGGCGCAGTCGCTGGGAGCAAGCCAGGCGCAACTGATCCGTCATGTGATCCTGCCCAGCGCCCTGCCGGACATCCTCACCGGCGTGCGCATCGGTCTCGGTGTCGGCTGGTCCACCCTGGTGGCCGCCGAACTGGTGGCCGCCACCCGTGGACTGGGTTTCATGGTGCAGTCGGCAGCGCAGTTCCTCGTTACCGACGTGGTGATCCTCGGCATCCTCGTCATCGCCCTGATCGCCTTCGCCCTCGAACTCGGCCTGCGCGCCCTGCAACGCAAGCTCGTGCCCTGGCATGGGCAGAGCCACTGA
- the tauD gene encoding taurine dioxygenase gives MTLHITPLSPALGAVVEGLDLSKLLDASLRAAVEQALLNHQVLFFRDQPLNPQQQAAFARNFGDLHIHPIYPNIPDQPEVLVLDTAVTDVRDNALWHTDVTFLETPALGAVLAAKQLPPYGGDTLWASSSAAYDALSKPIQQLLEGLTAIHDLSRSFPEERFSLTAEEHERLEDAKRRHPPRSHPVVRTHPVTGRKGLFVNEGFTTRINELSAAESDALLRLLFAHATRPEFTIRWRWQANDVAFWDNRITQHFAVDDYRPQRRVMHRATILGDRPF, from the coding sequence ATGACCCTGCACATCACCCCGCTCTCCCCCGCCCTCGGCGCCGTGGTCGAAGGGCTCGACCTCAGCAAGCTGCTCGACGCCTCGCTGCGCGCTGCGGTGGAGCAAGCCCTGCTCAACCACCAGGTACTGTTCTTCCGCGACCAGCCGCTGAACCCGCAGCAGCAGGCCGCCTTCGCCCGCAACTTCGGCGACCTGCACATCCACCCGATCTACCCGAACATCCCCGATCAGCCGGAAGTGCTGGTACTGGATACCGCCGTGACCGACGTGCGCGACAACGCCCTCTGGCACACCGACGTGACCTTCCTGGAAACACCGGCACTCGGTGCGGTGCTTGCCGCCAAACAGCTCCCGCCCTACGGCGGTGACACGCTCTGGGCGAGCAGCAGCGCGGCCTATGACGCGCTGTCGAAACCCATCCAGCAATTGCTCGAAGGCCTCACCGCCATCCACGATCTGTCTCGTTCCTTCCCCGAGGAGCGTTTCAGCCTCACCGCTGAAGAACACGAGCGCCTGGAAGACGCCAAGCGCAGGCACCCACCGCGCAGTCATCCGGTGGTGCGCACCCACCCGGTCACCGGACGCAAGGGACTGTTCGTCAACGAAGGCTTCACCACCCGCATCAACGAACTGTCAGCGGCAGAAAGCGATGCACTGCTGCGCCTTCTCTTCGCCCACGCCACCCGCCCGGAGTTCACCATTCGCTGGCGTTGGCAGGCCAACGACGTGGCCTTCTGGGACAACCGCATCACTCAGCATTTCGCGGTGGACGACTACCGCCCCCAGCGCCGCGTGATGCACCGCGCGACCATCCTGGGTGATAGGCCGTTCTGA